One stretch of Aquimarina sp. Aq107 DNA includes these proteins:
- a CDS encoding glyoxalase/bleomycin resistance/extradiol dioxygenase family protein has protein sequence MKITAGHQQAMPYMVVENAEEFIDFIRKIFNAQEMIRKVDPAYKIEHSEVMIGDTTLMITEASTTYPAQNTSMYVYVKDTDQTYYNAIDAGAKSLMQPMEEDYGARGAGFKDPYGNTWWIATLN, from the coding sequence ATGAAAATTACAGCCGGTCATCAACAGGCGATGCCTTATATGGTTGTTGAAAATGCAGAAGAATTTATCGATTTTATTCGAAAAATTTTTAATGCACAAGAAATGATTCGTAAGGTAGATCCAGCCTACAAAATTGAACATTCTGAAGTAATGATTGGTGATACAACTCTAATGATAACAGAAGCCTCTACAACCTATCCTGCACAAAACACATCTATGTATGTCTACGTAAAAGACACTGATCAAACATATTATAATGCAATAGATGCAGGCGCCAAATCCCTTATGCAACCTATGGAAGAAGATTACGGAGCTCGTGGAGCTGGCTTTAAAGATCCTTATGGAAATACTTGGTGGATTGCTACCTTAAATTAG
- a CDS encoding cytochrome-c peroxidase has translation MKKLLFVAVIILLVSSCSKDDYIPIESDLDAELLGVLDEVSNGVGTSFFILPESNDYISIPQDPLNPITEEKVVLGKLLLHETATGGNPKITEMKATYSCASCHQAAAGFAAGVRQGIGECGIGFGIRGEERVADTTVPRDSIDVQPIKSPTLLNVAYQDVMLWNGQFGGTGTNAGTEASWTEIQENFLGFQGVEVQAIKGQKVHRLQIDDEFVNTFGYKELFDAAFPDVAENERYTKRNGALAIAAYERTLLANRSPWQNWLKGNNESLSDSEKKGAIAFFGKGRCYECHTGPALNDKSFYSFGMGDFDNVNGALLLYDVNIDNVKRGRGNFTNNPADDFKFKTPTLYNLLDSPFYGHGGTFTSIKDVISYKNEGVPQSTEVPLENLAPQFGSIQLTSEEIDDMTSFIANSLRDPELTRYVPESINSGNCFPNNDNVSRTDLGCD, from the coding sequence ATGAAAAAACTATTATTTGTTGCAGTTATTATTTTGCTAGTATCTTCTTGTTCTAAAGATGATTATATTCCTATTGAATCTGATCTTGATGCAGAGTTATTAGGTGTTCTAGATGAAGTTTCTAATGGAGTAGGAACCTCTTTTTTCATACTACCAGAAAGCAATGATTATATTAGTATTCCACAAGATCCTTTAAATCCAATTACTGAAGAAAAAGTTGTTTTAGGAAAATTATTACTACACGAAACGGCTACTGGAGGAAACCCAAAGATTACAGAGATGAAAGCAACATACTCTTGTGCTTCTTGTCATCAAGCGGCAGCCGGTTTTGCTGCTGGTGTACGACAAGGTATTGGAGAATGCGGAATAGGTTTTGGAATAAGAGGAGAAGAAAGAGTTGCAGATACAACTGTTCCTAGAGATTCTATAGATGTGCAACCAATCAAATCTCCAACATTATTAAATGTAGCTTATCAAGATGTTATGCTTTGGAATGGGCAATTCGGAGGAACAGGAACAAACGCGGGAACAGAGGCTAGCTGGACAGAGATCCAAGAAAACTTTTTAGGATTTCAAGGTGTAGAAGTTCAGGCAATAAAAGGACAAAAGGTTCATAGATTACAAATAGATGATGAGTTTGTGAATACTTTTGGATATAAAGAACTTTTTGATGCTGCATTTCCTGATGTTGCCGAGAATGAAAGATACACAAAACGTAATGGAGCTTTGGCTATTGCGGCTTATGAAAGAACTTTATTAGCAAACAGATCACCTTGGCAGAATTGGTTAAAGGGAAATAATGAGTCACTTAGTGACTCTGAGAAAAAAGGAGCGATTGCTTTTTTTGGAAAAGGAAGATGTTATGAATGTCATACAGGACCTGCATTAAACGATAAAAGTTTTTATTCTTTTGGGATGGGTGATTTTGATAACGTAAATGGCGCATTGCTTTTATATGATGTAAATATTGATAATGTAAAAAGAGGAAGAGGTAACTTTACAAATAATCCAGCGGATGACTTTAAGTTTAAAACACCGACACTTTATAATTTATTAGACAGTCCTTTTTATGGTCATGGAGGAACGTTTACTTCAATAAAAGATGTAATATCATATAAAAATGAAGGAGTGCCACAAAGCACAGAAGTACCATTAGAAAATTTAGCTCCTCAATTTGGAAGTATTCAGTTAACATCAGAAGAAATAGATGATATGACTTCATTTATTGCCAATAGTTTAAGAGATCCAGAACTAACTAGGTATGTTCCTGAATCTATCAATTCTGGAAATTGTTTTCCGAATAATGATAATGTATCTAGAACTGATTTAGGATGTGACTAA
- the brnQ gene encoding branched-chain amino acid transport system II carrier protein, translated as MRFNKETFITGFALFSMFFGAGNLILPPNLGFKGGDMWFWVTIGFVISAVILPLLGIFAHARLQGTMLDFGKKVSPTFSLIYCLIVYAISISLPSPRTASVTHEMAIQPFFGTSSLLTSTIYFAIVLFFVLNRSKILNILGKFLTPIIFIVILSIILIGIFSTHSPMNVSVFETPIVEGLLEGYQTFDAIGAVVVGGVIIISLQLNGRKSFEENRLLIRNSGLIAGIGLFIVYAGLIYSGALFNNDFEQGISRTELLSGLSVKTLGNIGSTFLSVLVSLACFTTAVGIVTGTADFIKGVFRKSQLAYIITAIVGCILGVVMGQLDVHDIIIVAIPALMFIYPITIVLILLNVLPDRLTSVLVFRAVVFITMLFSLPDFLASIGFKEQVQNILEIIPLGNYSLAWLLPAIFSLVISNIFITLTSKK; from the coding sequence ATGCGATTTAATAAAGAAACTTTTATAACAGGATTTGCGTTGTTTTCTATGTTTTTTGGAGCAGGAAATTTGATTTTACCACCTAATCTAGGTTTCAAAGGAGGGGATATGTGGTTTTGGGTTACGATTGGTTTTGTCATATCAGCAGTTATACTTCCATTGTTAGGGATTTTTGCTCACGCAAGGTTGCAAGGAACAATGTTAGATTTTGGAAAAAAGGTTTCTCCGACGTTTAGTCTTATTTATTGTTTGATTGTATATGCTATTTCTATTTCATTACCATCGCCACGAACAGCTTCTGTAACTCACGAAATGGCGATTCAACCATTTTTTGGAACAAGTTCTTTACTCACAAGTACTATTTATTTCGCTATTGTATTATTCTTTGTACTTAATCGATCTAAAATTTTAAATATTCTAGGTAAATTCCTTACTCCTATTATTTTTATTGTAATCCTTAGCATAATATTGATTGGGATTTTTTCTACTCATTCCCCAATGAATGTCTCTGTTTTTGAAACTCCAATAGTAGAAGGATTGTTAGAAGGATATCAAACATTTGATGCAATTGGTGCAGTAGTTGTTGGAGGAGTAATAATTATTTCTCTACAATTAAACGGAAGAAAAAGTTTTGAAGAAAATCGATTATTAATACGCAATTCTGGATTAATTGCTGGAATAGGTCTTTTTATTGTTTATGCAGGACTAATATATAGTGGAGCATTATTTAATAATGATTTTGAACAGGGAATCAGTAGAACAGAACTATTATCTGGTTTAAGTGTAAAAACTTTAGGAAATATAGGAAGTACTTTTTTAAGCGTTTTAGTTTCTCTTGCTTGCTTTACCACAGCCGTTGGAATTGTTACAGGAACTGCCGATTTTATAAAAGGAGTATTCAGAAAGTCTCAATTGGCATATATCATAACTGCAATAGTGGGATGTATACTTGGTGTAGTTATGGGACAATTGGACGTACATGATATTATTATCGTTGCGATACCTGCTTTAATGTTTATTTATCCAATAACAATTGTATTGATTCTATTAAATGTTTTACCAGATAGATTGACTTCTGTACTGGTATTTAGGGCTGTAGTTTTTATAACTATGTTATTTAGTTTACCAGACTTTTTAGCTTCGATAGGGTTCAAAGAACAAGTTCAGAATATTTTAGAAATTATTCCTTTAGGTAACTACAGTTTGGCTTGGTTATTACCTGCTATATTTAGTCTTGTAATTAGTAATATTTTTATCACCTTAACTTCTAAAAAATAA
- a CDS encoding aminopeptidase P family protein: MKYHQIDKNLFIKNRKNFAAKMKPKSIAVFNSNDIYPISADSTMPFEQHRDIFYLSGVDQEESILLLFPDAPNEKHREILFLKETSELIAIWEGEKLTKEKAFETSGIKTVYWLQDLEKIFFEIMTQCDTVYVNTNEHYRANVETETREDRFTKWWKAKYPAHSVAKSNPILQRLRSVKDPIEIDLMQTACNITEKGFRRLLGFVKPGVWEYNIEAELLHEFINHRSKGFAYTPIIASGNNANVLHYIENNQQCKAGDLILMDIAAEYANYSSDLSRTIPVSGKFTDRQRAVYDAVLRVKDEATKMLVPGTIWADYHIEVGKIMTSELLGLGLIDKVDVQKEDPDWPAYKKYFMHGTSHHIGLDTHDYGILTEPMQANMVFTVEPGIYIPEEGFGIRLEDDVVVQQEGEPFNLMANIPIKAEEIEELMNQS, from the coding sequence ATGAAATATCACCAAATAGATAAAAACCTTTTTATCAAAAACAGAAAGAATTTTGCGGCTAAGATGAAACCAAAAAGTATCGCCGTTTTTAATAGTAATGATATCTATCCTATTAGTGCTGATAGCACCATGCCTTTTGAACAACATAGAGATATTTTCTATTTAAGTGGTGTTGATCAAGAAGAAAGTATTTTGTTGCTTTTTCCGGATGCGCCAAATGAAAAACATCGTGAAATTTTATTCCTAAAGGAAACGAGTGAATTAATCGCTATCTGGGAAGGTGAAAAATTAACCAAGGAAAAAGCATTTGAAACTTCTGGAATAAAAACTGTGTATTGGTTACAGGATCTTGAAAAAATATTTTTTGAAATCATGACACAATGCGATACAGTATATGTAAATACGAATGAGCATTACAGAGCAAATGTAGAAACTGAAACAAGAGAGGATCGTTTCACTAAATGGTGGAAAGCAAAGTATCCTGCACATTCCGTAGCAAAAAGTAATCCTATTTTACAAAGATTGCGTTCGGTAAAAGACCCTATAGAAATTGACCTAATGCAAACCGCTTGTAATATCACCGAAAAAGGATTTAGAAGATTGCTTGGTTTCGTAAAACCAGGAGTGTGGGAATATAATATTGAGGCAGAATTGCTACACGAATTTATAAATCATCGATCTAAAGGTTTTGCATATACTCCTATTATCGCTAGTGGTAATAATGCTAACGTATTACATTATATAGAAAATAACCAACAATGTAAAGCTGGAGATCTTATTCTAATGGATATTGCTGCAGAGTACGCTAACTATTCTAGTGATTTAAGCCGCACGATTCCAGTATCAGGTAAGTTTACGGATCGACAGAGGGCTGTATATGACGCTGTTTTAAGAGTAAAGGACGAAGCCACCAAAATGTTAGTGCCAGGTACAATCTGGGCAGATTATCATATAGAAGTTGGTAAAATTATGACTTCAGAATTATTAGGCCTTGGACTTATTGATAAAGTCGATGTGCAAAAAGAAGATCCAGATTGGCCAGCATATAAAAAATACTTTATGCACGGTACTTCACACCATATTGGTTTAGATACACATGATTATGGAATTTTAACTGAGCCAATGCAAGCAAATATGGTATTTACAGTAGAACCGGGAATTTACATTCCTGAAGAAGGTTTTGGAATTAGATTAGAAGATGATGTTGTTGTACAACAAGAAGGAGAACCTTTTAATCTAATGGCAAACATTCCTATAAAAGCAGAAGAAATAGAGGAATTAATGAATCAATCATAG
- a CDS encoding glycosyl hydrolase has translation MKTYSLTFLLLLSSISIFSQQLVTSADEIQKGLLQKRQLEKSSLVKNVPFENIGPSVMSGRVVDVDVNPENTTEFYVGYASGGLWYTTNNGTTFEPVLDNAETINVGDIAVDWKKGIIWVGTGENNSSRSSYAGVGILKSTDKGKTWKNVGLTDSHHIGRIILNPSNSDEVIIGVTGHLYSNNEERGIYKTTDGGVTWKKTLFINNETGIIDVAYAPNDFNTMYAAAWDKDRKAWNFEGNGSGSGIYKSIDAGNTWNKISLEGSGFPTGNGVGRIGLAVFDSNTLYAVHDSQFRRDGSKKTEKSSGLTKDDFKSMSVDTFLSLEDKKLNRYLKTNGFQEKYRAENVKQMVRSGSVKPIDLAKYLENANAALFDTPVIGAEVYRSDDGGKTWKKTHKEYLDDIFYSYGYYFAQIQVNPINKDHIYISGVPILKSKDGGATYKSISAENVHADHHSLWINPKNPNHLINGNDGGVNITYDDGENWVKANQPSVGQFYAINVDHEKPYNVYGGLQDNGVWVGSVTAQENVSWHQSGHYPWESIMGGDGMQVQIDNRNSNVVYTGFQFGNYFRLNRDTDEQTYIQPKHELGESPYRFNWQTPILLSPHNQDILYLGGNKLMRSMDQGDEWTAISEDLTKGGKKGNVAYGTLTSISESVFQFGLIYTGSDDGLVYVTKNAGGNWNKISDSFPADLWVSRVVASKHKKERVYVSLNGYRWDDFNAYVYMSDNYGQSWKNIGKELPISAVNVITEDPKNENVLYVGSDNGAYVSLDRGNTWQVFSKGIPNVAVHDIVIQPVANDLLLGTHGRSIYKTNIEPLQNLTSEVLTSELYLYSMSSIKASRRWGSSWSKWLEAYEPSTTVKYYAKTAGKVTVKITTESEKILQEFSSSSDAGLNYVEYDLTISEKGRKALLKEFPDEDISKKKNDKYYLPVGKYEIVISNGKQIEKVPFEVK, from the coding sequence ATGAAAACATATAGCTTAACTTTTTTACTATTACTCAGTAGTATTTCGATTTTTTCTCAACAATTAGTAACCTCAGCTGATGAAATTCAGAAGGGGTTATTGCAAAAAAGACAACTCGAAAAATCTTCATTAGTAAAAAATGTCCCTTTTGAAAATATTGGTCCTTCAGTAATGAGTGGCCGTGTAGTGGATGTAGATGTAAACCCTGAAAACACTACAGAGTTTTATGTGGGTTATGCTTCTGGCGGCTTATGGTACACTACCAATAACGGAACAACTTTCGAACCTGTTCTAGATAATGCAGAAACTATTAATGTCGGTGATATTGCGGTTGACTGGAAAAAAGGAATTATCTGGGTAGGTACAGGAGAAAATAACTCATCAAGGTCATCATATGCTGGAGTGGGAATTCTAAAATCTACTGATAAAGGGAAAACATGGAAAAATGTTGGACTTACAGATTCTCATCATATTGGTAGGATCATACTAAACCCATCTAATTCGGATGAGGTTATTATTGGTGTAACTGGTCATCTTTACTCTAATAACGAAGAAAGAGGAATATATAAAACTACTGATGGTGGCGTAACTTGGAAAAAGACCTTATTTATTAATAACGAAACTGGAATTATTGATGTTGCTTATGCTCCCAATGATTTTAATACTATGTATGCAGCCGCTTGGGATAAGGATCGTAAGGCTTGGAATTTTGAAGGTAATGGATCAGGATCAGGAATTTATAAAAGTATAGATGCAGGTAATACCTGGAACAAGATCTCATTAGAAGGAAGTGGTTTCCCGACAGGGAATGGTGTTGGTAGAATTGGGTTAGCCGTTTTTGATTCTAATACTTTATATGCAGTCCACGATAGTCAGTTTAGAAGAGATGGAAGCAAAAAAACTGAAAAAAGTTCTGGGCTTACTAAAGATGATTTTAAGTCAATGTCTGTTGATACATTTTTGAGTTTAGAAGATAAAAAGTTAAATAGGTACTTAAAAACAAATGGATTTCAGGAGAAATATCGAGCAGAAAATGTGAAGCAAATGGTGCGCAGCGGTTCTGTAAAACCGATCGATTTGGCTAAGTATTTAGAAAACGCAAATGCCGCACTTTTTGATACTCCGGTAATTGGTGCCGAGGTTTATAGAAGTGATGATGGGGGTAAAACTTGGAAGAAAACACACAAAGAATATTTAGATGATATTTTTTATAGTTATGGATATTATTTTGCTCAAATACAGGTTAATCCAATAAATAAGGATCATATTTATATTTCTGGAGTACCAATTTTGAAATCTAAAGATGGAGGAGCAACGTATAAAAGCATAAGTGCAGAGAACGTTCACGCAGATCATCATTCACTTTGGATAAATCCAAAGAATCCAAATCACCTTATTAACGGAAATGATGGTGGTGTAAATATTACTTATGATGATGGAGAGAATTGGGTAAAAGCTAATCAACCAAGTGTGGGACAGTTTTATGCAATTAATGTAGATCATGAGAAACCGTACAATGTATATGGAGGATTACAGGACAATGGAGTTTGGGTAGGTTCTGTAACCGCTCAAGAGAATGTTTCATGGCATCAAAGTGGCCATTATCCTTGGGAAAGTATTATGGGAGGTGATGGAATGCAAGTGCAAATCGATAATAGGAATAGTAATGTTGTGTATACTGGTTTCCAGTTTGGTAATTATTTTAGACTTAACCGTGATACTGATGAACAAACGTATATCCAGCCGAAACATGAATTAGGAGAATCTCCATACAGATTTAATTGGCAAACACCTATTTTATTATCTCCACATAATCAGGATATTTTGTATTTAGGAGGAAATAAGTTAATGAGATCTATGGATCAAGGGGATGAATGGACAGCAATTTCTGAAGATTTAACCAAGGGTGGTAAAAAGGGAAATGTGGCGTATGGTACATTGACTTCTATTTCTGAATCTGTGTTTCAGTTTGGATTAATATATACAGGAAGCGACGATGGCCTAGTATATGTAACTAAAAATGCAGGAGGAAATTGGAATAAAATCTCAGATAGTTTTCCGGCAGATTTATGGGTATCTAGAGTGGTTGCTTCTAAGCATAAAAAAGAACGTGTTTATGTAAGCTTAAATGGATATAGATGGGATGATTTTAATGCATACGTTTATATGAGTGATAATTATGGACAAAGCTGGAAGAATATTGGAAAAGAATTGCCAATATCAGCGGTTAATGTGATAACAGAAGATCCTAAAAATGAGAATGTTTTATACGTAGGTTCTGATAATGGAGCATATGTTTCGTTAGATAGAGGAAACACCTGGCAGGTTTTTTCTAAGGGAATACCAAATGTAGCCGTTCATGATATAGTTATACAACCAGTAGCTAATGATCTTTTATTAGGAACTCACGGAAGAAGTATTTATAAGACTAATATCGAACCATTACAGAATTTAACTTCTGAGGTTTTAACTTCTGAATTATACTTGTATTCAATGAGTTCAATAAAAGCTTCTCGACGATGGGGAAGCTCTTGGAGTAAATGGTTAGAAGCGTATGAACCTTCGACTACGGTTAAGTATTATGCAAAAACTGCAGGAAAAGTCACGGTTAAAATAACAACAGAAAGTGAGAAAATACTTCAGGAATTTTCTTCTAGTTCGGATGCAGGATTGAATTATGTAGAGTATGATCTTACTATTTCTGAAAAAGGAAGAAAAGCACTTTTAAAAGAGTTTCCAGATGAAGATATATCCAAAAAGAAAAATGATAAATATTATCTTCCTGTTGGAAAATATGAGATTGTTATTTCAAATGGAAAACAAATAGAAAAAGTTCCTTTTGAGGTAAAATAA
- the thiL gene encoding thiamine-phosphate kinase, whose translation MIEDKNTSRTSLSELGEFGLIDHLTKNFKIQQESTIVGIGDDAAVLDFKDKKCVLTTDLLIEGVHFDLSYVPLKHLGYKAVMVNLSDVYAMNATATQITVSIAVSNRFPLEALEELYSGIKTAAKIYNVDVVGGDTTSSTTGLMISITAIGQADKDDLVYRNGAGESDLLVVSGDLGAAYLGLQILEREKQVYKANPNSQPDLDQYSYLIERQLKPEARKDIKELLKALDVKPTSMIDISDGLSSEVIHLCTKSKVGVNLYEEKIPLDPAVISTCEEFKLNSTTVALSGGEDYELLFTIKQEDFPKIKANPNLTVIGHMTDEKSGIGLVTRANEKIQLMAQGWNPIKE comes from the coding sequence ATGATTGAAGATAAAAATACATCTAGGACATCACTTTCTGAATTGGGAGAATTTGGATTGATAGATCATTTGACAAAAAATTTTAAAATTCAACAGGAATCTACTATTGTAGGTATTGGTGATGACGCAGCGGTATTAGATTTTAAGGACAAAAAATGTGTTCTTACTACTGATCTTTTGATTGAGGGTGTACACTTTGATTTATCTTATGTACCTCTTAAGCATTTGGGTTATAAAGCTGTAATGGTAAATCTTTCTGATGTATATGCAATGAATGCAACTGCCACGCAGATAACAGTTTCTATTGCGGTATCAAATAGATTTCCTTTAGAAGCGTTGGAAGAATTATATTCAGGAATTAAAACTGCGGCAAAAATATATAACGTTGATGTAGTTGGTGGTGATACGACTTCTTCAACTACTGGTTTAATGATTAGTATTACTGCAATTGGACAAGCGGACAAAGATGATTTAGTGTATCGTAATGGTGCTGGAGAAAGTGATTTGTTAGTTGTTTCAGGAGATTTAGGAGCTGCTTATTTAGGTCTTCAAATTTTAGAAAGAGAAAAACAAGTATATAAAGCAAATCCTAATTCTCAACCAGATTTGGATCAGTATTCGTATTTAATAGAGCGACAATTAAAACCAGAAGCTCGAAAGGACATTAAAGAACTCCTTAAAGCTTTAGATGTAAAACCAACTAGTATGATAGATATTAGTGATGGTCTATCTTCTGAAGTTATCCACTTATGTACAAAATCAAAAGTTGGTGTTAATCTTTATGAAGAAAAAATACCTTTAGATCCTGCAGTTATTTCTACTTGTGAAGAGTTTAAATTAAATAGTACAACGGTTGCACTTAGTGGAGGGGAAGATTATGAATTACTATTTACGATTAAACAAGAAGATTTTCCAAAGATTAAAGCAAACCCTAATCTTACAGTAATTGGTCATATGACTGATGAAAAAAGCGGAATAGGGTTAGTAACCCGAGCTAATGAAAAGATTCAATTAATGGCACAGGGATGGAATCCTATAAAAGAATAA
- a CDS encoding helix-turn-helix domain-containing protein, whose translation MKINLYNAAIFFACIAIVAIALWRFYTYWKKNNKPKYFNRFLGSKSFDEVSKTKESEEEAVQKAIQNFRMSGLNHMFSEEELELIHYDKPSQITGILSYFSTSLFDKDKLDDVLWDIVENCIAYLQLEDCIIYILDDSKKVLIQKAAFGNKNQGERKILSPIEISLGQGIVGQVAQSGEYECVYNVTYDERYVVDDISRSSELAVPITIDDKVVGVLDSEHSQEGFFNEHHILLFQLIAKLTAKKLAQINVENTTNITNDNLYFKELDFLMKEAKIYRDASLGLEGISKMLKISSNYLSQMLIGLRGTNFSDYVNSFRVEDAKSKLRNPKFVNYTTLAIGLESGFNSESNFYNIFKKHVGVSPKEYRLSEQEVK comes from the coding sequence ATGAAAATTAACCTGTATAATGCGGCAATCTTTTTTGCATGCATAGCAATCGTTGCTATAGCATTGTGGAGGTTTTATACATATTGGAAAAAGAATAATAAACCTAAATATTTTAATAGGTTTTTAGGATCAAAATCTTTTGATGAAGTCTCCAAAACTAAAGAATCTGAGGAAGAAGCTGTTCAAAAGGCAATTCAGAACTTTAGAATGTCTGGATTAAATCATATGTTTTCGGAAGAAGAATTAGAACTGATACATTATGATAAACCTTCTCAGATTACGGGAATATTAAGTTATTTTTCTACATCATTATTCGATAAAGATAAATTAGATGATGTATTATGGGATATTGTAGAGAATTGTATTGCTTATCTACAATTAGAAGATTGTATCATATATATATTAGATGATTCGAAAAAAGTACTTATTCAGAAGGCGGCATTTGGTAATAAAAATCAAGGAGAACGTAAAATTTTAAGCCCTATAGAAATTTCTCTAGGTCAGGGAATTGTAGGACAAGTGGCTCAATCTGGAGAGTACGAATGTGTTTATAACGTTACGTATGATGAAAGATATGTAGTAGATGATATTAGTCGTAGTTCAGAGTTAGCAGTTCCCATTACTATTGACGATAAAGTAGTTGGAGTATTAGATTCAGAACACTCGCAAGAAGGTTTTTTTAATGAACATCATATTTTGTTATTTCAATTAATTGCTAAACTTACAGCAAAGAAGCTTGCGCAGATTAATGTTGAAAACACTACAAACATAACTAATGATAATCTATATTTTAAAGAGCTTGATTTTTTAATGAAAGAAGCTAAAATTTATAGAGATGCTAGTTTGGGATTAGAAGGTATTTCTAAAATGTTAAAGATTAGTAGTAATTATTTGTCTCAAATGTTAATTGGATTAAGAGGAACTAATTTTTCTGATTATGTAAATAGTTTTAGAGTCGAAGATGCAAAGTCTAAACTAAGGAATCCAAAATTCGTAAACTATACAACACTTGCTATTGGTTTAGAATCTGGTTTTAATTCTGAATCTAATTTTTATAATATTTTTAAAAAACACGTGGGTGTTTCTCCAAAAGAATATAGACTATCCGAGCAGGAGGTTAAATAA
- a CDS encoding alpha/beta fold hydrolase — MTLAYKGIEINYHVSGKGSPLVFLHGFLENLTMWDQIISYFSNTHTCITIDLLGHGKTNCLGYIHKMEDMAEAVDSVIRHITKDQLVLIGHSMGGYVSLSYLDLFPQKLLGLVLLNSTSFPDSEERKINRSRAIDIVKKNPGAYTSMAIANLFAEENRIKYRTEIEKIKNEASKNPLQGIIAALEGMKIRKDHTETLMKFNKPKIIFAGKKDPVLSYQQNLKESKLCNTDFTSFNGGHMSYIENKVDLLKSLDHFLSKK; from the coding sequence ATGACATTAGCATATAAAGGGATTGAAATTAATTATCATGTTTCAGGAAAAGGCTCTCCTTTAGTTTTTTTACACGGTTTTCTAGAAAATCTAACCATGTGGGATCAGATAATTTCGTATTTTTCTAATACACACACTTGTATTACAATTGATTTATTAGGACACGGAAAAACAAATTGTTTAGGTTATATCCATAAAATGGAAGATATGGCTGAAGCAGTTGATAGTGTGATCAGACACATCACAAAAGATCAACTAGTATTAATAGGCCATTCTATGGGAGGATATGTTTCATTATCCTATTTAGATTTATTTCCTCAAAAATTATTAGGACTCGTATTATTAAACTCTACATCATTTCCAGATAGTGAAGAAAGAAAAATAAATCGTAGTCGTGCAATTGATATTGTAAAGAAAAACCCTGGCGCATATACGAGCATGGCAATTGCAAATCTTTTTGCTGAAGAAAATCGAATTAAATACAGGACTGAGATTGAAAAAATAAAAAACGAAGCCTCTAAAAATCCATTACAAGGAATTATTGCTGCTTTAGAAGGTATGAAAATTAGAAAAGATCATACAGAAACATTGATGAAATTTAATAAGCCTAAGATCATTTTTGCTGGGAAAAAAGATCCTGTGTTGTCTTATCAACAAAATCTTAAAGAATCTAAACTCTGTAATACTGATTTCACCTCTTTTAATGGTGGTCATATGTCTTATATTGAAAACAAAGTCGATCTGCTAAAATCATTAGATCATTTTCTGTCAAAAAAATAA